In Saccharothrix violaceirubra, the following are encoded in one genomic region:
- a CDS encoding LPXTG cell wall anchor domain-containing protein has protein sequence MYKVPGSGIAAGTGVSALAATGAGVTWWVVLGVALLVAGAFLLHAARTRRVDHGE, from the coding sequence GTGTACAAGGTCCCCGGGAGCGGAATCGCGGCCGGCACGGGCGTCAGCGCCCTCGCCGCGACCGGTGCGGGCGTGACGTGGTGGGTCGTCCTCGGGGTGGCGTTGCTCGTGGCGGGTGCGTTCCTGCTGCACGCCGCCCGCACCCGGCGGGTCGACCACGGCGAGTA